A part of Peromyscus maniculatus bairdii isolate BWxNUB_F1_BW_parent chromosome 10, HU_Pman_BW_mat_3.1, whole genome shotgun sequence genomic DNA contains:
- the Rhoh gene encoding rho-related GTP-binding protein RhoH, giving the protein MLSSIKCVLVGDSAVGKTSLLVRFTSETFPEAYKPTVYENTGVDVFMDGIQISLGLWDTAGNDAFRSIRPLSYQQADVVLMCYSVANHNSFLNLKNKWISEIRSNLPCTPVLVVATQTDQREVGPHRASCINALEGKRLAQDVRAKGYLECSALSNRGVQQVFECAVRTAVNQARRRNRRKLFSINECKIF; this is encoded by the coding sequence ATGCTGAGTTCTATCAAATGCGTGTTGGTAGGGGACAGCGCCGTGGGGAAAACCTCACTGCTGGTGCGCTTCACCTCTGAGACCTTCCCGGAGGCCTACAAGCCCACTGTGTACGAGAACACGGGCGTGGACGTCTTCATGGACGGCATCCAGATCAGCCTGGGCCTCTGGGACACTGCCGGCAACGATGCCTTCCGAAGCATCCGCCCCCTGTCCTACCAGCAGGCGGACGTGGTACTCATGTGCTACTCTGTGGCCAATCATAACTCATTCCTGAACTTGAAGAACAAATGGATTAGTGAGATCAGGAGCAACCTACCCTGTACCCCGGTGCTGGTTGTGGCTACACAGACTGACCAGAGAGAGGTAGGACCTCACAGGGCCTCTTGCATCAATGCCTTAGAAGGGAAGAGACTTGCCCAGGATGTGCGAGCCAAGGGCTACCTGGAGTGCTCCGCCCTTAGCAACCGGGGAGTACAGCAGGTATTTGAATGTGCCGTCAGAACGGCTGTCAACCAGGCCAGGAGACGAAACAGAAGGAAGCTCTTCTCCATCAATGAGTGCAAGATCTTCTAA